GAACTGTTTGAAACAATCCAACTGGTTTTACATTCTAAATTTCAATTACATCACCGCCACCCCAACCCCGGCGCCACATGTTTCAAAATACTTTCGAGAACATGCACGTTGTACTCCACGCCTAAGGTATTCGGGATCGTCAATAATATCGTATCCGCTTCCTGAATCGCTTCGTCGTGGGCGAGTTCCGCGATGAGCTTGTCGGGTTCGGCCGCATAGCTTTTGCCGAAGATCGCGCGTTTGTCGCTTTCGATATAACCGAAGCTGTCGGTTCCGTTGCCCTGCTGCCCGAAGTACATGCGGTCCTGGTCGTTCATCAGCGCGAAGATGGAGCGGCTTACGGAGACACGCGGTTCGCGCTTATGCCCTGCTGCTTTCCATGCTTCTTTATACAGCCTGATCTGTTCTGCCTGCTGGACGTGGAAAGGCTTGCCGTTTTCGTCAAACTTCAGGGTTGAGCTTTGCAGGTGCATGCCCTGCTGTGCCGCCCAGACCGCGGTGGCATTTGAAGCCGCGCCCCACCAGATGCGGTCGCGCAGCCCTTCCGAATAGGGCTCGAGTCGCAACAGCCCGGGCGGATTGGGGAACATCGGGTTCGGGTTCGGCTGTGCAAACCCATCGCCTTTCAGCCGTTCTAAAAATTCGAGTGCTTTCTTTCGGCCCATGTCGGCATCGGTCTCGCCCTGTTGGGGTTCGTACCCAAAATGACGCCAG
The nucleotide sequence above comes from Flavobacterium magnum. Encoded proteins:
- a CDS encoding LLM class flavin-dependent oxidoreductase, producing MKKIGFLSFGHWANHPAYKARTASDTLLQSIDLAVAAEEIGIDGAYYRVHHFARQLASPFPLLAAIGAKTNAIEIGTGVIDMRYENPLYMVEDAGAADLISGGRLQLGISRGSPEQVIDGWRHFGYEPQQGETDADMGRKKALEFLERLKGDGFAQPNPNPMFPNPPGLLRLEPYSEGLRDRIWWGAASNATAVWAAQQGMHLQSSTLKFDENGKPFHVQQAEQIRLYKEAWKAAGHKREPRVSVSRSIFALMNDQDRMYFGQQGNGTDSFGYIESDKRAIFGKSYAAEPDKLIAELAHDEAIQEADTILLTIPNTLGVEYNVHVLESILKHVAPGLGWR